One Micromonospora sp. WMMD1120 genomic region harbors:
- a CDS encoding ribokinase, protein MPQTQVAVVGSANMDLVAMAPALPKVGETMLGTDFVMVPGGKGANQAVAAARAGAACSFLGAIGSDAFGVTLRARITAAGVDTEHLRVVYGTSGVALVMVNAQGENAIVVTPGANDALVDLTEQELATVRAADVLVAQLEVPVETVTAAAVAAREAGTRVILNAAPARDLPAELLAAVDLLVVNEGEAQTLAGRGREEPRALLDLTPRAVLTLGGAGAWYVDRDGIQAHVPAVPVDVVDSTAAGDAFTAALAVGWGEGRDLVDAVRWASAAGAACVRRLGASVALPHRAEIDELYSPA, encoded by the coding sequence ATGCCGCAGACCCAGGTCGCCGTGGTGGGCAGCGCCAACATGGATCTGGTCGCGATGGCGCCTGCGCTGCCGAAGGTGGGCGAGACCATGCTCGGCACCGACTTCGTGATGGTCCCCGGCGGTAAGGGCGCCAACCAGGCGGTCGCCGCCGCTCGTGCCGGCGCCGCCTGCTCCTTCCTCGGCGCGATCGGCTCGGACGCCTTCGGCGTCACCCTCAGGGCGCGCATCACCGCCGCCGGTGTGGACACCGAACACCTGCGCGTGGTCTACGGCACGTCCGGCGTGGCACTGGTCATGGTCAACGCTCAGGGGGAGAACGCCATCGTGGTCACCCCCGGCGCGAACGACGCGCTCGTCGACCTGACCGAGCAGGAGTTGGCCACGGTACGCGCGGCGGACGTCCTGGTCGCCCAGTTGGAGGTCCCGGTCGAGACCGTGACGGCCGCCGCGGTGGCCGCCCGCGAGGCCGGCACCCGGGTGATCCTGAACGCCGCCCCGGCGCGGGACCTCCCGGCCGAACTGCTCGCCGCAGTGGACCTGCTCGTGGTCAACGAGGGCGAGGCCCAGACGCTCGCCGGCCGGGGTCGAGAGGAGCCCCGGGCGCTTCTCGACCTGACCCCCCGGGCCGTGCTCACTCTCGGCGGCGCGGGCGCCTGGTACGTCGACCGGGACGGCATCCAGGCGCACGTGCCGGCGGTGCCCGTCGACGTGGTCGACTCCACCGCCGCCGGCGACGCGTTCACCGCCGCGCTGGCCGTCGGCTGGGGTGAGGGCCGTGACCTGGTCGACGCCGTGCGCTGGGCCTCGGCTGCCGGCGCCGCCTGTGTCCGCAGGCTCGGCGCGTCGGTGGCGCTCCCGCACCGCGCCGAGATCGACGAGCTGTACTCGCCCGCCTGA